From the genome of Mucilaginibacter paludis DSM 18603:
TTGTGCTTAAAGCCGATATCAGCAAATTGCAGGAGGTTGCCGTGGTAAGCAACGGTTATCAAACCATAGCCAAAGAGCGCAGTGCGGGAGCGTTTGCCAAGCCCGATATGAAAGTGATTGAAAACCGGTCAACCAGTATGAATATTCTGCAGCGTTTAGATGGGTTGGTACCCGGCTTAACCGTAAATAACGACCCTGGACATACCGGCTCTCCTTATCTTATCAGGGGTTTAACTTCTGTATCAATCAGCTCGTCGCCGTTGTATGTTGTCGATGGCATTCAGCAAACCGATGTATCTAATATCAACCCGCAGGATGTAGCCGATATTACTGTGCTTAAAGATGCTACAGCAGCGTCTATATGGGGTTCAAGGGCCGCCAATGGCGTCATTGTTATTGTTACCAAAAAAGGAACCAGGGGCGACAAGATCAAAGTGAATTATGATGCCTTTGTGAATTTTCAGGGCAAACCCGATATTAATTACTTCCCGGTATTAAACAGCCAGCAATTTATCCAAGCCGCCAAAGAAACCTTTGATCCGGTTGCTAATACCTATGCTAACGCTACAACCTTTCAGGTATCGAGCGCTGGTTTAGCTCCCCATGAGTCAATTTTATATAACCAATACTTAGGGAAAATAACAGCAGCCCAAGCTAATAAAAGCTTAGATAGTTTAGCATCCATCAGCAATAATCAACAGATCAAAAACTTGTTCTATCGCAACGCGATGCTGATGAACCATACACTATCGGTATCTGGCGGTCAGAAAAATTATTCAGTTTACGGGTCGATGGCTTATACCGATAATCGTACCAGCAGCCCCGGACAAAGCAATGATACCTACAAAATTAACCTCCGTCAGGATTTTAACGTTGGTAAACGCATTCAGCTTAGTTTAATTACCGACTTGACTAATAATATCATCTATAGTCCGCGTAATATTAGTCCAACCGATCAATTCTATCCCTACCAGTTATTTCAGGACAATGCCGGCAACAACATATCGATGCCGTATATGACCACGTTAAACGATGCTACCAGGATTGATTTTGAAACGCGTAGCCGCATTAACCTGGATTATAACCCGCTGAACGAGGTAAACCTGGGCAATACCAAAACCGACATGCTGTTAAGCCGCAACGTTTTTAGTGCTAATGTGAAATTGATAGACGGTTTAAACTTTGAAGGAACATACGGCTATACAAAAGGCGCAACACGTGCACAAAATTTTGATGATCAGCAAAGTTACAAGGTAAGATCGCAGGTGGTGCAATTTACTGTAGCCCCAACAGCAGCTTCTACGCCTGTTTATTATCTGCCTGCAACTGGTGCTAACTATGCCATTACAAACCTCACACAGCGTAACTGGACGGTACGAAATCAGTTAAGCTACAACAAAAGCTGGAATAATGGATTGCACCAATTGACCATGCTGGCAGGGCAGGAAGCGCAGGAGCAATATAGTGTTACTAATACCAGCAGTATTAAAGGGTGGGATCCTTTGTTGCAAACAGGTACAGCAGTTGATTATAAAACTGTCACTTCGCTACTTAACGGTGTTGTTTGGCCTAACTATGCCGCTACTTACAGTTTGCTAACCGATGGCGGTTATTTTTCTGAGAACGAAGCACCTATTAGCCGCTTTGTATCTTACTATGCTAATGCAGCATATACTTTTAACCACAAGTATACCATCAACGGCAGCTACCGGATTGATCAAAGTAACAACTTTGGTATAGATAAAGCTGCACAAAATAAGCCGGTATGGAGTGTTGGCGGTAAATGGTTGATGACTGAGGAGAAATTTATGAAGGATGTAACCTGGGTGGATAATTTAGCGCTGCGTGCTACTTATGGTATAACAGGTAATGCACCACAGCCGGGTACCGCGGCATCTTATGATATTATTTCTGTAAGCTCAAGCAGCTTTTTACCTAACAGCCGGGGGTTACAGGTTGGAACACCTGCTAACAGAAAATTAACCTGGGAAAGTACCGCCACCATTAACTTAGGGCTCGACTTTTCAGTATTTAAAAACAGGTTAAGTGGAGCTGTAGATATTTACCGCAAAAAAACTACCAATTTATTAGGTAATGTAACTACCAATGGTTTTACCGGTTACCCAACCATTTTTGGAAATTTAGGCGATTTGCAAAACAAGGGGATAGAGCTTAGCCTCACCTCTGTAAATATACGCACCCGAAAATTTGGCTGGAGCACCACCCTTAATGGCGCTTATAACAAAAATGTGATAACCAGTTTAAATATCTCTGCACCTGTAACCACAGGTAGCGGCACTAACGGCATGGTAAATCAGCAATTTGTAACGGGATACGCCGGATATGCGCTATTTGCCTATGAATTTGCAGGTTTGGATAACCTGGGCGATCCGCAAATTCGTTTGGCTAATGGCACAGTTACTAAAACGCCTAACATCAGCAAACCTGGCGACATTAAATATATGGGTACCACACAACCACCATGGAGCGGTGGCCTGTCTAACAACTTCAACTACCAGTCGTTCGGTCTTAGCTTTAACGCCATTTTCAATCTGGGCCATGTGATGAGGAGGGATGTAGATAATTTTTATTACGGTAACCTATCGCATAGCGCATACGCCAATGGTTTTACTACGGGCAATATCAACGCCGAATTTGCAAATCGTTGGAAACAGCCTGGTGATGAGTTAACTACTAACGTACCATCTTACGTATCAAGTTCTACCATAAGCACCACGCGTCGGGATGTTGGTTATTACACTCTTGCAGATATAAACGTGTTAAGCGCGTCTTTTATTAAAATGCGTGATATTACCCTAACTTATAGCCTTCCCAGGTTCTTAGTGAAGAAGATCAATGCCGATCAGATCACACTAAGGGCACAGGTATCCAATCTAATGATTTGGAAAGCAAATAAATATGGGATCGATCCTGAATTTCAATATGGATTTGGCGGGTCCAGAAGCATACCAACTAACCAGGGTACCGTATCTTTTGGCTTAAATGTAAGACTTTAAAATTAAAAAAAATGAAAAACACATATACAAGAATGGTGCTCATAGCCTTGTTGCTTGCGGTTAGTTTAACCGCTTGTAAAAAGAGCTTTCTTGAAGTAGTTCCCAAAGGTAAATTGATAGCTCAAACATCATCAGATTATAACTTGCTGTTAAGCAACCTGGACTTGCTGAATATCGGAGCCGCTAATGTGCAGGTATTTATGGGTGACGAGGTAGCTGCCGTTGAGCCTTATTTTAGCGTAGCTGCATTAAAAACACAAAGGGCTTTCCGTTGGGACCCGGTGATCTATGAGCCTAATGAAGATGCCGGTGAAACATTAATCCCGATGAAAAATATTTATCTGTATAATAAAGTAATTAACGAGGTTCCTGACGCTACCGACGGAACAGATGCGCTGAAACTTACCATAGCTGCAGAAGCAAGGGCCGGCCGGGCGTGGACTTACTTTATGCTGATTAACTATTACGGTAAGCCTTACAATGCAGCTACAGCCACTACAGATCCCGGTTTCCCTATAGTAGAAGCTGCTGATGTTACTACTACAACTTTCACAAGAGCCTCCGTTCAGCAAGTTTATGATTTTATCATTAAGGATTTGGTGACGGCCATACCCAGCCTGAACGTGCAGGTAACCAACCGTACGCGGATGTCTAAAGCGGCTGCCGAGGGTATTTTAGGCAAGGTTTATATGTTTATGGGCCGCTTTAATGATGCCTTGCCTATGTTAAATGCAGCTATTGCCGATATGGCTAACCAGGCTACCCCGGTGAGGTTATACGATTACAATGTTGAGTTTGCAACCGGTGGTGTGTTTTTACCTATCAGTACCTCAACAGGGCCTGCTTCTGTGCTGTTGCCCAATAATGTTGAAAGCGTTTACGCCAAGCAATTTTCAAATTCATGGACTTTTACCGCTAACGAAATTGTGATTACCCCCCAAACTGCAGCCTTATACGGCTCGTCCGACTTGCGTTTAAAGTTTTTTGTTAATTCAACCTATAGTACCAAACTGGCATATCCGGTAGCAGGTGTGTTAAGAAGGCAGGGAGGCTCACAAACTACATTTGGAGTGCTGGTGCCCGATTTGTATTTACTAAGGGCCGAATGTAAGTGTAGAAACAATGATTTAGCCGGTGCAAAAGTTGACGTGGAAGCTTTGCGGGTAAAAAGAATGCCTGCAGCAAATGCTGTAGTTCCGGCTGCTACAGCAAACGACAAAACGCTTTTATTGCAATTTATTTTGGACGAACGCGTACGCGAGTTTGCCGTGCAAGGGGCCAGGTGGTTTGATATGAGAAGGCTTTCGGTTGATCCTCTTTTCCAAGCAAATACTTACACACATACGCTGTATTCGGCCACCGGGGTACCAACTCTTTTCCAGTTAAAACCTGAGCGTTTGGTTCTACGCTTTCCTCAGAAGTTAATGGATCAGAATCCAAACATCGAAAACAACCCCTGATCAAAAGGAAACTTTTAAACATTAAGCAATCTCTATGCTATACAGAGCGAAGGTGCAAGGCCGCTCTGCCTAAAATAGACGGCTGTTGAGAGGAGGAATGACGTTTGAAAAGCATCTTAAACTATGTCATTGCCAGGTACGAAGTAATCGCACGGAGAGATGTTCGCTCTGCATAGTTCGCGATTGCTTCGTACCTCGCAATGACAATTTTATACTGGCTGTCAATAACTTATAAAAACGTCATTGCGAGGAGGAACGACGAAGCAATCTCTATACTATACAGAGCGAACTTGCAAGGCGGATCGGCATAAGTAGAGATTGCTTCGTACCTCGCAATGACGGGTGGTGAGAGGAGGATTATGAATGATATAAAACGATCGTCATTGCGAGGAGGAACGACGAAGCAATCTCTATACTATACAGAGCGAGCTTGTAAAGCGGCCCTGCATAAGTCCGCAATTGCTTCGTGCCTCACAATTAACTTGGTATCTAACCTTTTAAACATAATAAAACTAACAATGAATTTCAAAAAAGCAATTTTAATAATCGCCGGTTTATTTCCACTTGCGACAATGGCGCAAAGCGGCTACACCATATCTGGTAAAATGTCGGCATCAAATGGTGCATCAAAAGCTTATATTTTAACATTCCAGGTTAATACCTATAAAGACAAAGATTCAGTAGCCATAAAAGACGGCAAATTTCAATTTAAGGGAAGCGTAACTGAACCGGAGCAAGCCATTATTGAAATCAAGTATAAGGGTGCCCGCATCAGTGGCAATCAAAGCGACCACGTATCATTCCTGATCGAAAACTCCAACATCTCGATCGTTTCAACCGACTCTATCAAAAATGCGCAGATAAGCGGATCAACTGCCGAGCGTGAGCGGCAGGAGCTGTCGGCCTTAACCACGCCTTTCACCAATAAGATCATTAAACTGCAAAGGGAATTTTCAAAAGGCCATGAACTTGTGGGCGGTAAAACTGCCGAAGAGCGTAAAGCAGCTTCCGATAGTATCAACAGCTATGTAACGCAGATCAGGTATATCAACCAGAAATTTGTTGAAGCTCATCGGAACACGTACATGGGCTTATATACATTTAATGTTTCCATTCTGGGAAGCAAATTCGATCCGATGGCGGTTGAGCCGATGTTCCATCAGTTTTCTGCCCAGCTACAGTCGTCCACGTTAGGCAGGCGTATTGCCGAAAGAATTGAAACAGCAAAAAAAGGGCAAGCAGGCGCAAAGGTTACCGACTTTACCCAGACCGACCTTAACGGCAAACCGTTTACACTTTCATCACTCAGGGGCAAATATGTACTGGTTGATTTTTGGGCCAGCTGGTGCGGCCCATGCCGGGCCGAGAACCCCAACGTTGTTAAGGCATACAATGCGTTTAAAAGCAAAAACTTCGAGATTGTGAGTGTATCGCTGGATATGGGCAAAGAGCAATGGGTCGATGCCATTCAAAAGGACGGCATGCCCTGGATCCATGTATGTGATATGAAAGGATGGAAAAACGATGTAGCGGTGCTATATGGCGTTAATTCGGTACCTCAAAATTTCCTGATCGATCCTCAGGGAGTTATCATAGCCCGGGATCTGCGAGGAGCTGATTTAACCAGTAAATTATCGGCATTAATTAAATAGAAAATTAAATAAAAGCAAAAACGGGTTTGGTTTATCAGCAATAACCAATACCTCAACAACAAAACAACCAACAACCCAATAACTCAATAACCAATAACTCAATAACCAAACAACAGCCAACTATCATCATGAAAAAAATAATATTAACCATACTGAGCCTGTTACCCCTGGCGGTAATGGCGCAGGATAAATTTGAAATATCCGGCAACCTGCCTAAAGCAGGCAGCGATAAAATTGCCGTGCTGAGCTACAAAAACAGCCAGGGTAAAGATAAAAACGATACGGCAGCTGTAAAAAACGGGAAATTTACCATCAGCGGCGAAACCGCGTTTGGCAACCGCTCATACCTTGTGTTACTGCCTGTAAAAAAAGATACCGCTAAGCGTAACCGTCAGGCCGATTTTCAGGTGTTTTACCTGGAAAAAGGCAAGTACAACGTAACGGGTACCGATAGCATGGCAACGGCAAAAATAACAGGTGCACAGGCCCAAACCGATTTTCTGCTATTCAACAGTAAAATGGATACGCTTACGGCGCACTACAAAGTGCTTACCAACCGGTTTTTAAAAGCACGGTCGGCAAAGGATACTGCCGAGATGAAACGAATCCAAAGAGAAGGCAAGCCGCTTGGCGTCAGGATGAATGCGGCTATAGATGCCTTTATTTTTAGTCACCCGGATTCGTATGTAACTCTTGATCTGGTTGCCACCGAAAAGGCTGCGGTTATCGATCCGAAAGTTTTCGATCCCTATTATAAATCGCTCAGCAAAAGGGTGATGAGTAGCTTTACCGGGCAGAAGCTGGCAGCCAGATACGCCAAGGCCATGCAGCTATCCATCGGTAAAACACTGGATTTTACGCAAACAGATGATAAGGGCAACGAGTTTAAATTATCATCCCTAAAAGGCAAATATGTATTGGTTGATTTTTGGGCCAGCTGGTGCGCCCCATGCCGTGCCGAAAACCCTAACTTATTAAAGGCCTACAAAACGCTGAAGGATAAGAAATTTGAAATTGTAGGCATATCGCTGGATGAAACCAAAGCGGCCTGGCTAAAAGCGGTAGCTGCCGATGCCATGCCCTGGATACAGGTGAGCGACCTTAAAGGCTTTAAAAACGATGTAGCAGTTCGATTTGGTATCTCGGCCATCCCCCAAAATGTATTGATTAACCCCGATGGGATGATAATTGCCAAAAACCTGCGTGGCGAGGACGTATTGAGCAAGCTTTCGGAGTTTATTAAGTAGGTTGATTGGTTGTTGAGTTATTGGTTTATTAGGTTATTCAGTTATTAGTTATTGGGTTGTCGGTTTGGTCCCCGTAGTCGGTGTCCTCACCGGCAAACTGATGCAATTGTGCTCCTTGGGCCTCTGTCCTCACCGACAAACTGATGCAACTGTGCTCCGTTGGCCTCAAAAACCATTGCTGTTGTTTGTTTAAGTATCTTATATATTAAGATAATAAATAGTGTTCTTAATTTAGAGCATCTAAGCCCCACCCAAACCCTCCCCGGTAGGGCTACCGTGTACCCACGTCTTTTGGATGCGATTAAACTACTCCGTTTAGGAGTAAAAGCTCTTTAGGAATGATCAATCAAAAACGTTTCGGGCCTAGGTACTACATATCCACTGTATGATGCTCTGTTTTTTGAATTGCGGTTATAAAAAATCGAAGAAGTAGCGTAACTGCACGCAAAATCCATTTCGCCAATATTGTACAAAGCTTTAACCCCGATGGGGTTTTACCTAAAAGATGTGCGTACACGGTATCCCGGTAGGGAGGGCTTAAAAAGAGAAAGTCTCTCCTAGCGGGGGAGATTATGCACCTTGGTTTGTTTTTGGGTGTGCATGAGAGCTACGCAGTTTAGAGGGGGTCTTAGTTTGTTTTGGTGTGCATGAGCGCTACCGCAGTTTAGAGGGGGTGATTGTTGTAATATACTGATAATGATTTAATTACATTTATTTATATTAAAATAACAATATCTTAACATTAAAATCGCTTTAAAGAAACCTTGAAAGTGGTTATTTGGAGGATATGCACCAGTCAATCAGCGCTGTTATACTTCCCTTTTTCGGCCAGTTAGATCTAAGCGTCTCTCTTTCGGTCGTACTTTTTCTATGTATTTTGGCAGTAATTGGTTTTGAGTTTGTTAATGGCTTTCACGATACTGCCAATGCTGTAGCCACCGTAATTTATACCAAAGCTTTAAAACCGGTGTATGCCATACCCTGGTCGGGTATCTGGAATTTTCTTGGCGTAATGCTGGGAGGCGTAACCGTTGCCATGGGAATTTTAAAGCTGGTACCCTTAGATAAGCTCATGACGTTGCCAATCAGCGTTGGCGCCTGCCTGGTATTGGCCGTACTGCTGGCTTCCATCATCTGGAACCTCGGTACCTGGTATTTAGGTATACCCTGCTCCAGCTCGCACACCATGATTGGCGCGATGATTGGCGCCGGATTAGCCTTTACCTGGTATTATAACGGCCCCGGCGTAAACTGGGATAAAGCTAAAGAGATTGGCGCATCGCTCATCCTGTCGCCCATTATCGGTTTCGGTGCGGCGGCTTTGCTGATGCTGTTTTTAAAGCATGTTACCAAATCGCATGCGCTGTTCCATATCCCATCCGGCGAGAACGACCGCCCCCCCATGCATATCCGGTTGCTGCTCATCACCACCTGTACGCTGGTGAGCTTTTTTCATGGCAGTAATGATGGGCAAAAAGGCGTCGGCTTGTTTATGCTGATCCTGATTGCGTTTATGCCA
Proteins encoded in this window:
- a CDS encoding SusC/RagA family TonB-linked outer membrane protein; protein product: MYKNYTNNIGMPKQHIYKLLLIMRLTIIILIATMMQVSAGGFGQSITLNTKNAPLSKIIREIRTQSGYDFFYNKELIKNIPPLTIDVKNASVEDVLNQCLNGSALTYKIDNKVVMIKEKPTGILDKVKDFFALPIDVNGRVVDSTGVPLIGASIYLKAEKKHAVADVRGEFSLRGVQVGSVLEISYIGFVSQQVTVTRENAGSLSIVLKADISKLQEVAVVSNGYQTIAKERSAGAFAKPDMKVIENRSTSMNILQRLDGLVPGLTVNNDPGHTGSPYLIRGLTSVSISSSPLYVVDGIQQTDVSNINPQDVADITVLKDATAASIWGSRAANGVIVIVTKKGTRGDKIKVNYDAFVNFQGKPDINYFPVLNSQQFIQAAKETFDPVANTYANATTFQVSSAGLAPHESILYNQYLGKITAAQANKSLDSLASISNNQQIKNLFYRNAMLMNHTLSVSGGQKNYSVYGSMAYTDNRTSSPGQSNDTYKINLRQDFNVGKRIQLSLITDLTNNIIYSPRNISPTDQFYPYQLFQDNAGNNISMPYMTTLNDATRIDFETRSRINLDYNPLNEVNLGNTKTDMLLSRNVFSANVKLIDGLNFEGTYGYTKGATRAQNFDDQQSYKVRSQVVQFTVAPTAASTPVYYLPATGANYAITNLTQRNWTVRNQLSYNKSWNNGLHQLTMLAGQEAQEQYSVTNTSSIKGWDPLLQTGTAVDYKTVTSLLNGVVWPNYAATYSLLTDGGYFSENEAPISRFVSYYANAAYTFNHKYTINGSYRIDQSNNFGIDKAAQNKPVWSVGGKWLMTEEKFMKDVTWVDNLALRATYGITGNAPQPGTAASYDIISVSSSSFLPNSRGLQVGTPANRKLTWESTATINLGLDFSVFKNRLSGAVDIYRKKTTNLLGNVTTNGFTGYPTIFGNLGDLQNKGIELSLTSVNIRTRKFGWSTTLNGAYNKNVITSLNISAPVTTGSGTNGMVNQQFVTGYAGYALFAYEFAGLDNLGDPQIRLANGTVTKTPNISKPGDIKYMGTTQPPWSGGLSNNFNYQSFGLSFNAIFNLGHVMRRDVDNFYYGNLSHSAYANGFTTGNINAEFANRWKQPGDELTTNVPSYVSSSTISTTRRDVGYYTLADINVLSASFIKMRDITLTYSLPRFLVKKINADQITLRAQVSNLMIWKANKYGIDPEFQYGFGGSRSIPTNQGTVSFGLNVRL
- a CDS encoding RagB/SusD family nutrient uptake outer membrane protein; this encodes MKNTYTRMVLIALLLAVSLTACKKSFLEVVPKGKLIAQTSSDYNLLLSNLDLLNIGAANVQVFMGDEVAAVEPYFSVAALKTQRAFRWDPVIYEPNEDAGETLIPMKNIYLYNKVINEVPDATDGTDALKLTIAAEARAGRAWTYFMLINYYGKPYNAATATTDPGFPIVEAADVTTTTFTRASVQQVYDFIIKDLVTAIPSLNVQVTNRTRMSKAAAEGILGKVYMFMGRFNDALPMLNAAIADMANQATPVRLYDYNVEFATGGVFLPISTSTGPASVLLPNNVESVYAKQFSNSWTFTANEIVITPQTAALYGSSDLRLKFFVNSTYSTKLAYPVAGVLRRQGGSQTTFGVLVPDLYLLRAECKCRNNDLAGAKVDVEALRVKRMPAANAVVPAATANDKTLLLQFILDERVREFAVQGARWFDMRRLSVDPLFQANTYTHTLYSATGVPTLFQLKPERLVLRFPQKLMDQNPNIENNP
- a CDS encoding TlpA disulfide reductase family protein: MNFKKAILIIAGLFPLATMAQSGYTISGKMSASNGASKAYILTFQVNTYKDKDSVAIKDGKFQFKGSVTEPEQAIIEIKYKGARISGNQSDHVSFLIENSNISIVSTDSIKNAQISGSTAERERQELSALTTPFTNKIIKLQREFSKGHELVGGKTAEERKAASDSINSYVTQIRYINQKFVEAHRNTYMGLYTFNVSILGSKFDPMAVEPMFHQFSAQLQSSTLGRRIAERIETAKKGQAGAKVTDFTQTDLNGKPFTLSSLRGKYVLVDFWASWCGPCRAENPNVVKAYNAFKSKNFEIVSVSLDMGKEQWVDAIQKDGMPWIHVCDMKGWKNDVAVLYGVNSVPQNFLIDPQGVIIARDLRGADLTSKLSALIK
- a CDS encoding TlpA disulfide reductase family protein — translated: MKKIILTILSLLPLAVMAQDKFEISGNLPKAGSDKIAVLSYKNSQGKDKNDTAAVKNGKFTISGETAFGNRSYLVLLPVKKDTAKRNRQADFQVFYLEKGKYNVTGTDSMATAKITGAQAQTDFLLFNSKMDTLTAHYKVLTNRFLKARSAKDTAEMKRIQREGKPLGVRMNAAIDAFIFSHPDSYVTLDLVATEKAAVIDPKVFDPYYKSLSKRVMSSFTGQKLAARYAKAMQLSIGKTLDFTQTDDKGNEFKLSSLKGKYVLVDFWASWCAPCRAENPNLLKAYKTLKDKKFEIVGISLDETKAAWLKAVAADAMPWIQVSDLKGFKNDVAVRFGISAIPQNVLINPDGMIIAKNLRGEDVLSKLSEFIK
- a CDS encoding inorganic phosphate transporter is translated as MHQSISAVILPFFGQLDLSVSLSVVLFLCILAVIGFEFVNGFHDTANAVATVIYTKALKPVYAIPWSGIWNFLGVMLGGVTVAMGILKLVPLDKLMTLPISVGACLVLAVLLASIIWNLGTWYLGIPCSSSHTMIGAMIGAGLAFTWYYNGPGVNWDKAKEIGASLILSPIIGFGAAALLMLFLKHVTKSHALFHIPSGENDRPPMHIRLLLITTCTLVSFFHGSNDGQKGVGLFMLILIAFMPARFAVNHAISNDKVLTSLKQVEQVVSNKLLLNADNQPVLTELRATIAQTKSSLAEKNEKEVAKTYRYRKQMEGVIKDIHSLLKDKRIALNTQERDTLTSASNELLHVTDFAPIWVVAIISLSLGLGTMIGWKRIVVTIGEKIGNEHLNYAQGATSEIVAASTIGLSTAFGLPVSTTHVLSSGIAGAMVASGGKNNLNNKTLKNIALAWVLTLPVAIILAMLLFMLFHLFI